In Chelmon rostratus isolate fCheRos1 chromosome 4, fCheRos1.pri, whole genome shotgun sequence, a genomic segment contains:
- the LOC121605381 gene encoding trace amine-associated receptor 13c-like has product MESLEAAELCIPPLNTSPVTPKDMFIKTLLCCITLLTVTLNLLVVISISHFRQLQTPTNLILLSLAVSDLLVGLAVMPSAIILQSCWFLDKISCTLLYLSSFILTSASVGNMVLISVDRYVAICYPLRYSSMITRSRVKICVSLCWISSVIYNVIILKDYLSQINLSNSCSQRCVVIINYISGAVDLFLTFLGPVTVIIVLYVRVFLVAVSQARVMRSQISAVKSNTVTVKKSEMRAARTLGIILLVFILCLCPYYIPSITGQDNTGGVESSAELWLLYCNSSFNPLIYAFFYPWFRKSVKLIVSLQMLQPGSREANIMLR; this is encoded by the exons ATGGAGtcactggaagcagctgaactctgCATTCCTCCCCTCAACACCTCGCCTGTTACTCCCAAGGACATGttcatcaaaacactgctgtgctgtatCACTCTGCTCACTGTGACACTCAACTTGTTGGTCGTCATCTCCATCTCCCACTTCAG GCAGCTCCAGACCCCCACCaatctcatcctcctctccctggcTGTGTCTGACTTACTGGTGGGTCTTGCAGTGATGCCATCTGCAATCATCCTGCAGTCCTGCTGGTTTCTGGATAAAATCTCATGTACCCTTTTGTACCTGTCCAGCTTCATCCTCACCTCTGCCTCTGTTGGGAACATGGTGCTCATATCTGTGGACCGCTATGTGGCTATTTGTTACCCTCTGCGCTATTCATCCATGATAACAAGAAGCAGAGTTAAAatctgtgtatctctgtgttgGATCTCTTCTGTTATCTACAACGTTATAATACTGAAAGATTACTTGTCACAAATAAATTTGTCTAATTCCTGCTCTCAAAGATGTGTAGTTATTATAAACTACATTTCAGGGGCAGTAGACTTATTTCTCACCTTTTTGGGCCCTGTTACTGTGATCATAGTTCTCTATGTGAGAGTGTTTTTGGTGGCTGTGTCACAGGCACGTGTCATGAGATCTCAGATTTCAGCTGTCAAATcaaacactgtgactgtgaagaAATCAGAGATGAGAGCTGCTAGAACTCTTGGTATTATCCTTCTTGTGTTTATACTTTGTCTCTGTCCATACTACATTCCTTCTATAACAGGACAGGACAACACAGGTGGTGTAGAGTCATCAGCTGAACTTTGGCTGTTGTATTGTAACTCCAGTTTTAATCCTCTGATCTATGCCTTTTTCTACCCCTGGTTTAGAAAATCAGTTAAACTCATTGTCAGCCTTCAGATGCTGCAGCCAGGTTCCCGAGAGGCCAACATCATGTTGAGATAa